One stretch of Oceanimonas pelagia DNA includes these proteins:
- a CDS encoding isochorismatase family protein: MKLPAKHRVASIDVDAQYTFTPVCPGELPVAGGDTIAAELNRQAAFAGHRLGSKDAHSPSATWVASDDQPAFSPVEGANVDIRWPLHAVPGTRGFELLDGLPHPADYDFFVWKGVEPDMHPYGACYHDLAERQSTGLIEYLRGHAVDTVLVGGLATDYCVFHTVKQLLAAGFNVIVNRAATRGVADDSSRHAIAEMIQLGAHFVHDAGELEHADD, from the coding sequence ATGAAATTGCCCGCCAAACACAGGGTAGCCAGTATCGACGTGGATGCCCAGTATACCTTTACCCCCGTCTGCCCCGGTGAACTGCCGGTGGCCGGCGGCGATACCATTGCCGCCGAGCTCAACCGCCAGGCCGCCTTTGCCGGCCACCGCCTGGGCTCGAAAGATGCCCACTCACCCTCGGCAACCTGGGTCGCCAGTGACGACCAGCCCGCCTTCAGCCCGGTCGAAGGGGCAAACGTCGACATTCGCTGGCCCCTGCATGCGGTGCCCGGTACTCGAGGCTTTGAGCTGCTCGACGGCCTGCCCCACCCCGCCGACTACGACTTTTTCGTGTGGAAGGGAGTAGAGCCCGACATGCACCCCTACGGCGCCTGCTACCACGATCTGGCCGAGCGCCAGAGCACCGGGCTGATTGAATACCTGCGCGGTCACGCGGTCGATACCGTGCTGGTGGGCGGGCTGGCCACCGACTACTGCGTGTTTCACACGGTGAAACAGCTGCTGGCCGCCGGCTTTAACGTGATCGTCAACCGCGCCGCCACTCGCGGCGTGGCCGACGACAGCAGCCGTCATGCCATTGCCGAGATGATCCAGCTGGGTGCCCATTTTGTGCACGATGCCGGCGAGCTGGAGCATGCCGATGACTGA
- a CDS encoding DUF2750 domain-containing protein yields the protein MSQLHQPEYQRFIEQVKANHVMWGLRFGDEWVVCDSTEFQDTEVMPLWSTEAEAQAQCVDEWAGYEPFEITLAEFLEIWVEDLSEDGVRIGPNWNEELDGIELDVLEMVKEFA from the coding sequence ATGAGCCAGCTCCACCAGCCAGAATACCAGCGTTTTATCGAACAAGTGAAAGCCAACCATGTGATGTGGGGGCTTCGCTTCGGAGACGAGTGGGTGGTGTGTGATTCCACCGAGTTTCAGGATACCGAAGTGATGCCGCTGTGGTCCACCGAGGCCGAGGCCCAGGCCCAGTGTGTGGACGAGTGGGCCGGTTACGAGCCCTTTGAGATCACCCTGGCCGAATTTCTGGAAATCTGGGTGGAAGATCTGTCGGAAGACGGTGTGCGCATAGGCCCCAACTGGAACGAAGAGCTCGACGGCATCGAGCTGGACGTGCTGGAAATGGTGAAGGAATTCGCCTGA
- the wrbA gene encoding NAD(P)H:quinone oxidoreductase, which translates to MSKLLVLYHSMYGHIETMAKAVAEGAGAVAGVTVTIKRVPETMDAEAFKQAGGKTDQQAAVASPAELADYDAIIIGTPTRFGNMSGQMRNFFDQTGGLWVKGALVGKLASVFSSTGTGGGQETTITSTWNTLAHHGMIIVPVGYGTAEVADISRVGGGTPYGATTIAGGDGSRQPDERELAIARYQGKTVAELSKKLFG; encoded by the coding sequence ATGAGCAAGTTGCTGGTGTTGTATCACTCCATGTACGGTCATATCGAAACCATGGCCAAGGCGGTGGCAGAGGGAGCCGGCGCGGTGGCCGGGGTGACGGTCACCATCAAACGGGTGCCGGAAACCATGGACGCGGAAGCCTTCAAACAGGCCGGGGGCAAGACGGATCAGCAGGCAGCGGTGGCCAGCCCCGCCGAGCTGGCCGACTACGACGCCATTATCATTGGCACGCCCACCCGCTTTGGCAACATGAGCGGTCAGATGCGTAATTTTTTTGACCAGACCGGCGGGCTCTGGGTCAAGGGGGCTTTGGTGGGCAAGCTGGCCAGCGTGTTCAGCTCCACCGGTACCGGTGGAGGCCAGGAAACCACCATCACCAGCACCTGGAACACCCTGGCCCATCACGGCATGATTATCGTGCCAGTGGGTTATGGCACGGCGGAGGTGGCCGATATCTCCCGGGTGGGCGGCGGCACCCCCTATGGCGCCACCACCATTGCCGGCGGTGACGGTTCACGCCAGCCCGATGAGCGGGAGCTGGCCATCGCCCGTTACCAGGGCAAGACGGTGGCCGAGCTTTCGAAGAAGCTGTTTGGGTGA
- a CDS encoding HAD family hydrolase: MTLAIFDLDETLIAGDSATLWLAFLAERGLISDALLKEERRLMEDYYAGTLDMHTYMTLTLAPIEGHRPEELAPLVDRFIRERIEPIIYPQARERLAWHHAQGHRCLIISATGEHLVRPIAHHLGVASAIGVQTEIVQGRYSGRPEGIFSFQQGKVVRLGHWLREQGLEPGFCYGYSDSHNDLPLLEYVDEATVINGDDRLNALAAERGWQLLNWAL; the protein is encoded by the coding sequence ATGACACTGGCCATTTTTGACCTGGATGAAACCCTGATTGCCGGCGACTCTGCCACCCTGTGGCTGGCCTTTCTGGCCGAGCGAGGCCTGATAAGCGACGCCCTGCTGAAGGAAGAACGCCGGCTGATGGAAGACTATTACGCCGGCACCCTCGACATGCACACCTACATGACCCTGACCCTGGCCCCCATCGAAGGGCACCGGCCCGAGGAACTGGCACCGCTGGTGGATCGTTTTATTCGCGAACGCATTGAACCCATAATCTACCCCCAGGCCCGGGAGCGGCTGGCCTGGCACCACGCGCAAGGGCACCGCTGCCTGATCATCTCCGCCACCGGCGAGCACCTGGTACGCCCCATCGCGCACCACCTGGGGGTGGCCAGTGCCATTGGCGTACAAACCGAAATCGTGCAGGGCCGTTACAGCGGCCGGCCCGAGGGCATTTTCAGCTTTCAGCAGGGCAAGGTGGTGCGCCTCGGTCACTGGCTGCGGGAGCAGGGCCTTGAGCCCGGCTTCTGTTACGGCTACAGCGACTCCCACAACGATCTGCCGCTATTGGAATACGTGGATGAAGCCACGGTGATCAACGGCGACGACCGTCTCAATGCCCTGGCCGCCGAGCGCGGCTGGCAGCTCCTGAACTGGGCCTTGTAA
- a CDS encoding ABC transporter ATP-binding protein — translation MFYLEVAHLAKRFGDTHVFSDINFDIRQGELVTLLGPSGCGKSTLLRSLAGLVSPDTGHIRVAGEDITHLKPQKRGIGMVFQSYALFPNLTVAGNIAFGLALQKLDKRETERRVAEAVELVGLTGRERHYPAELSGGQRQRVALARALVVQPRILLLDEPLSALDAPIRKRLREQIRQIQQQLNLTTVFVTHDQEEALTLSDRIFVMNKGSIVQADTAEAVYTRPASDFVASFMGSYNLLDKEQARALFGLNIHGRLAIRPEAIHIREPGRDYGPHMTAPLPARIEQHQLLGNVIRYRVRLAQGTLDVDTLNRGPRSLLADGTPVELLLPQDELKEVA, via the coding sequence ATGTTTTATCTGGAAGTTGCTCATCTCGCCAAACGCTTTGGCGACACCCATGTATTCAGCGATATCAACTTCGACATTCGCCAGGGCGAGCTGGTTACCCTGCTCGGCCCTTCGGGCTGTGGCAAGTCGACCCTGCTGCGCAGCCTGGCCGGGCTGGTAAGCCCCGATACCGGCCACATTCGCGTGGCCGGCGAAGACATCACCCACCTCAAGCCCCAGAAACGGGGCATTGGCATGGTGTTTCAGAGCTATGCCCTGTTTCCCAACCTGACCGTGGCCGGCAACATCGCCTTTGGCTTGGCGCTGCAGAAACTGGACAAGCGCGAGACCGAACGCCGGGTGGCGGAAGCGGTGGAACTGGTCGGCCTGACAGGCCGCGAGCGCCACTATCCTGCAGAGCTGTCGGGGGGCCAGCGCCAGCGAGTGGCGCTGGCCCGGGCGCTGGTGGTGCAGCCGCGCATTCTGTTGCTGGACGAGCCGCTGTCGGCACTGGATGCCCCCATTCGCAAGCGGCTGCGCGAGCAGATCCGCCAGATCCAGCAACAGCTCAACCTCACCACCGTCTTTGTAACCCACGATCAGGAAGAAGCGCTGACCCTGTCGGACCGCATCTTTGTGATGAACAAGGGCAGTATCGTCCAGGCCGACACCGCCGAAGCGGTGTATACCCGCCCGGCCAGTGACTTTGTGGCGAGCTTTATGGGCAGCTATAACCTGCTGGACAAGGAACAGGCCCGTGCCCTGTTCGGCCTTAACATTCACGGCCGGCTGGCCATTCGCCCCGAAGCCATTCATATTCGTGAGCCGGGCCGCGACTATGGCCCCCACATGACGGCACCGCTGCCGGCCCGAATTGAACAGCACCAGCTGCTGGGCAATGTAATTCGCTACCGGGTACGGCTGGCGCAGGGTACCCTGGATGTCGATACCCTCAACCGGGGGCCCCGCTCGCTGCTGGCAGACGGCACCCCCGTCGAGCTGCTGTTGCCCCAAGATGAACTGAAAGAGGTTGCCTGA
- a CDS encoding ABC transporter permease: MPKPPLSARFTIWVLVALLATPIAVTLVYSLAASWGAHILPSGFSLQWYAQLWSDSRFLAAFGRSLLVCLAALVLSLALILPALFVVFYYFPKLKGLMNLLVLMPFAVPPVVSSVGLLQLYAGGPLPLAGTPWILVLCYFTLSLPFMYRALANNLEAINLHDLMDAAHLLGAGTTRAFLQVVLPNIRNGLLSALFLAFSFLFGEFVFANLLVGTRFETLQVYLYSQRTTSGHFTSAMVMSYFLFIGLATWVALRLQSRRA; the protein is encoded by the coding sequence ATGCCTAAGCCCCCGCTTTCCGCCCGCTTTACCATCTGGGTGCTGGTGGCCCTGCTGGCCACTCCCATTGCCGTTACCCTGGTTTATTCCCTGGCCGCAAGCTGGGGGGCCCATATTCTGCCCTCGGGGTTCAGCCTGCAGTGGTATGCCCAGCTTTGGAGTGACAGCCGCTTTCTGGCCGCCTTTGGCCGCTCACTGCTGGTGTGCCTGGCGGCGCTGGTGCTCAGCCTGGCGCTGATTCTGCCGGCACTGTTCGTGGTGTTTTACTACTTTCCGAAACTGAAGGGGTTGATGAACCTGCTGGTGCTGATGCCCTTTGCGGTGCCGCCCGTGGTGTCGTCGGTGGGTTTGCTACAGCTCTATGCCGGCGGCCCGCTGCCCCTGGCCGGTACGCCCTGGATACTGGTGCTGTGCTATTTCACCCTGAGCCTGCCCTTTATGTACCGGGCGCTGGCCAACAACCTGGAAGCCATCAATCTGCACGATCTGATGGACGCCGCCCACCTGCTGGGAGCCGGCACCACCCGGGCCTTTCTGCAGGTGGTGTTACCCAATATTCGCAATGGCCTGCTCAGCGCCCTGTTTCTGGCGTTTTCCTTTCTGTTCGGGGAGTTCGTGTTCGCCAACCTGCTGGTGGGCACCCGCTTTGAAACCCTGCAGGTTTACCTGTACAGCCAGCGCACCACCAGCGGCCACTTCACCAGTGCCATGGTGATGTCCTACTTCCTGTTTATCGGCCTCGCCACCTGGGTGGCGCTGCGCCTGCAATCCCGGAGAGCCTGA
- a CDS encoding ABC transporter permease: MNESTLPTGGNTATLRAKASAQPRAASVARGAASRPAPWRRWLPLTLLLPFALVFGLFQLAPMIWVLVNSFQAGGDWSLANFTEILGSPWYRQSFANSLDLAFWSSLAGLTIALAGTAALHQVPGRLQNAVVAFTTMASNFSGVPLAFAFIVLLGMNGAVTLLLQELGLVEDFHLYSRAGLLVLYTYFQVPLAVLLLYPAFDAIKPDWRDAAALLGAGPLHYWLKVALPVLSPALLGTFIILLANALGAYASTYALMTSNYNLVTIQIAGLVAGDIFLEPQLAAALSLLLMALLLLVTGINQWLIARSRYA; encoded by the coding sequence ATGAACGAGTCTACCCTGCCCACCGGCGGTAACACCGCCACGCTGCGGGCCAAGGCGTCCGCCCAACCCAGGGCGGCGAGCGTGGCCCGGGGGGCGGCCAGCCGCCCCGCCCCCTGGCGCCGCTGGCTGCCGCTGACCCTGCTGCTGCCCTTTGCCCTGGTGTTTGGGCTGTTTCAGCTGGCCCCCATGATCTGGGTGCTGGTCAACAGCTTTCAGGCCGGCGGTGACTGGAGCCTGGCCAACTTCACCGAGATCCTCGGCTCGCCCTGGTATCGCCAGTCCTTTGCCAACAGCCTGGATCTGGCATTCTGGTCCAGCCTGGCCGGGCTGACCATCGCCCTGGCCGGCACCGCGGCCCTGCACCAGGTACCGGGCCGGCTGCAAAATGCCGTGGTGGCCTTTACCACCATGGCCAGCAACTTCTCCGGCGTGCCCCTGGCCTTTGCCTTTATCGTGCTGCTGGGCATGAACGGTGCCGTGACCCTGCTGTTGCAGGAGCTGGGCCTGGTGGAAGACTTTCACCTCTACTCCCGGGCCGGCCTGCTGGTGCTCTACACCTATTTTCAAGTTCCGCTGGCGGTACTGCTGCTGTACCCGGCCTTTGACGCCATCAAGCCCGACTGGCGCGACGCCGCCGCCCTGCTGGGGGCCGGTCCGCTGCACTACTGGCTGAAAGTGGCGTTGCCGGTGCTGAGTCCGGCCCTGCTCGGCACCTTTATCATTTTGCTGGCCAACGCCCTCGGCGCCTATGCCAGCACCTATGCACTGATGACCAGCAACTACAACCTGGTCACCATTCAGATTGCCGGCCTGGTGGCGGGCGACATCTTCCTCGAGCCCCAGCTGGCGGCGGCGCTGTCGTTGCTGCTGATGGCCCTGCTGTTGCTGGTGACCGGCATCAATCAATGGCTGATTGCCCGGAGTCGATATGCCTAA
- a CDS encoding alkaline phosphatase family protein produces MHKVILIIIDGLAHEVARHSLGYLLAMTEAERATAYKLQCELPSLSRPLYETILTGTRPVDHGVVHNEVVRLSNETSVFHLARQAGLTTAAAAYHWVSELYNRAPYDALRDRFTSDKSLPIQHGAFYHLDHYPDSHLLLDAEWLRQSADPDLLLIHPMNVDDAGHKFGLDSSQYRNSARHFDLLLADYVPRWLEAGYQLLITSDHGMNRDRSHGGNLPEEREVPLFVLGSAFSHNPQAHPRQTELCGTVASLLGIAHDKPLCRELLR; encoded by the coding sequence ATGCACAAGGTCATACTGATCATCATTGACGGTCTGGCCCACGAGGTAGCCCGGCACAGCCTGGGCTACCTGCTGGCCATGACCGAAGCGGAACGCGCCACCGCCTACAAGCTGCAATGCGAGCTGCCCTCGCTGTCGCGCCCGCTCTATGAAACCATTCTCACCGGCACCCGGCCGGTGGATCACGGTGTGGTGCACAACGAGGTGGTGCGCCTGAGCAATGAAACCAGTGTGTTTCACCTGGCGCGCCAGGCCGGCCTCACCACGGCGGCGGCGGCCTACCACTGGGTGAGCGAGCTGTACAACCGGGCGCCCTACGATGCGCTGCGGGATCGCTTTACCAGCGACAAGTCACTGCCCATTCAGCACGGCGCCTTCTATCATCTGGATCACTACCCCGACAGCCACCTGCTGCTCGACGCCGAATGGCTGCGCCAAAGCGCGGATCCGGATCTGCTGCTGATCCACCCGATGAACGTGGACGATGCCGGCCACAAGTTCGGCCTGGACTCCTCACAGTACCGCAACAGCGCCCGCCACTTTGATCTGCTGCTGGCCGATTATGTGCCCCGCTGGCTGGAAGCAGGCTATCAGCTGCTGATCACCAGCGATCACGGCATGAACCGGGATCGCAGCCACGGCGGCAACCTGCCGGAAGAGCGCGAGGTGCCGCTGTTCGTGCTGGGCTCGGCCTTCAGCCACAATCCGCAGGCCCACCCCCGCCAGACCGAGCTGTGCGGCACCGTGGCCAGCCTGCTGGGCATTGCCCACGACAAGCCCCTGTGCCGGGAGTTGCTGCGATGA
- a CDS encoding ABC transporter substrate-binding protein, which translates to MKHLFSASLLTLALTATAQAADLGELEAKARAEGKVYSVGMPDSWANWKDTWRDLETRYGLEHQDTDMSSAQEIAKFAAEKDNATADIGDVGAAFGPIAVQQGVTQAYKPSTWNDIPDWAKDEDGHWMLGYTGTIAFIVNNELVSKAPTSWAELRDGDYRVAVGDVGVAAQANSAILAAAFALGGDEANLNPALELFADLAKQGRLSPVDINIANLEKGEIEMAILWDFNALNYRDQIDRDRFTVVIPSDGSLISGYATIINKYAKHPNAAKLAREYILSDAGQINLARGYARPIRSNVTLPDDVQAKLLPDEMYANARPIENFDTWEQSTKRLPRQWQSQVQIHQQR; encoded by the coding sequence ATGAAACACCTGTTTAGTGCAAGTCTGCTGACCCTGGCCCTGACGGCCACCGCCCAGGCCGCCGATCTCGGCGAGCTGGAAGCCAAGGCCCGGGCCGAAGGCAAGGTTTACAGCGTCGGCATGCCCGACAGCTGGGCCAACTGGAAGGACACCTGGCGGGATCTCGAAACCCGTTACGGCCTTGAACATCAGGACACCGACATGAGCTCGGCCCAGGAAATCGCCAAGTTCGCCGCCGAGAAGGACAACGCCACCGCCGACATCGGCGATGTGGGTGCCGCCTTTGGTCCCATTGCGGTGCAGCAGGGCGTGACTCAGGCCTACAAGCCCAGCACCTGGAACGACATTCCCGACTGGGCCAAGGATGAAGACGGCCACTGGATGCTGGGCTATACCGGTACCATCGCCTTTATCGTCAACAACGAGCTGGTCAGCAAGGCCCCCACCTCCTGGGCCGAACTGCGCGACGGTGACTATCGGGTTGCGGTGGGCGATGTGGGCGTGGCCGCCCAGGCCAACAGCGCCATTCTGGCCGCCGCCTTTGCCCTGGGCGGAGACGAGGCCAACCTCAACCCGGCCCTGGAGCTGTTCGCGGATCTGGCCAAACAGGGCCGGTTGTCGCCGGTGGACATCAATATCGCCAACCTGGAAAAGGGCGAAATTGAAATGGCAATACTGTGGGACTTCAACGCCCTCAACTACCGTGATCAGATCGATCGCGACCGCTTTACCGTGGTGATCCCGTCCGACGGCTCGCTGATCTCCGGCTATGCCACCATCATCAACAAGTACGCCAAACACCCCAACGCCGCCAAACTGGCCCGGGAATACATTCTCAGCGACGCCGGCCAGATCAACCTGGCCCGGGGTTATGCCCGCCCCATTCGCAGCAATGTCACCCTGCCCGACGATGTGCAGGCCAAGCTGCTGCCCGACGAAATGTACGCCAACGCCCGCCCCATTGAAAACTTCGACACCTGGGAGCAAAGCACCAAACGGCTGCCGCGCCAGTGGCAAAGCCAGGTGCAGATCCACCAGCAGAGGTAA
- a CDS encoding UTRA domain-containing protein, protein MTALPQTQTSRIINTLRRQIAGGSLAPGHKLPAERELAVLFDTTRITVKDALSMLEAEGLIYREERRGWFVSRPRLIYNPVSRSHFHQLVHSQQRTAETQVLACESVVASGELVADMGLAPLSRLIRICRARRIDGRTVLYVEHFLRPELFPDIEQQDLSRSLTDLYRQQYGLEYGRSRFDICPTAARGEAARVLNLAQGSPVLAVSRINYDQYDRVIDCDREIWRHDAVRIRVESRHTH, encoded by the coding sequence TTGACTGCTTTACCTCAAACACAGACATCCCGCATTATCAACACCCTGCGCCGGCAGATCGCCGGCGGCTCTCTGGCTCCCGGCCACAAGCTGCCCGCCGAGCGGGAGCTGGCCGTCCTGTTTGATACCACCCGCATCACGGTAAAAGACGCGCTGTCGATGCTGGAAGCCGAAGGCCTGATTTACCGGGAAGAGCGGCGCGGCTGGTTTGTGTCGCGCCCGCGGCTGATCTACAACCCGGTCAGCCGCTCTCATTTTCACCAGCTGGTGCACAGCCAGCAGCGTACCGCCGAGACTCAGGTATTGGCCTGTGAGTCGGTGGTGGCTTCCGGCGAGCTGGTGGCAGACATGGGACTGGCACCGCTCAGCCGGCTGATCCGCATCTGCCGGGCCCGGCGCATCGACGGCCGCACCGTGCTCTATGTGGAGCATTTCCTGCGCCCGGAGCTGTTTCCGGATATTGAGCAGCAGGATCTGAGCCGGTCGCTGACCGATCTGTACCGGCAGCAATACGGGCTGGAATATGGCCGTTCACGCTTTGATATCTGCCCCACGGCGGCCCGGGGCGAGGCGGCGCGGGTGCTCAACCTGGCCCAGGGCAGCCCGGTGCTGGCGGTCAGTCGCATCAATTACGATCAGTACGATCGGGTGATCGACTGCGACCGGGAAATCTGGCGCCACGACGCCGTGCGCATTCGGGTGGAAAGCCGTCATACCCATTAG
- a CDS encoding transglutaminase-like cysteine peptidase gives MRKVATGVTLLLLLGALYRVVPFSYGAMGISVDFSRIHHLMDSRYGRERGEVSRQWERMLTDAGSLPERDKLELVNRFFHRQLSYQLDQALWGQEDYWATPLETLGLGRGDCEDYAIAQYLSLRMAGISDERLRLIYVRARIGGSRSSITQAHMVLGYYATPSSDPLLLDSLIPDILPGAQRPDLTPVFSFNSQGLWTPGAASSAANPLARLSRWRQVLAKVRQEGVSW, from the coding sequence ATGCGTAAAGTGGCCACGGGCGTGACCTTGTTGTTGCTGCTGGGGGCGCTTTACCGGGTGGTGCCTTTTTCTTATGGCGCCATGGGCATCAGCGTCGACTTTTCCCGTATCCATCATTTAATGGACAGCCGTTATGGTCGCGAGCGGGGTGAGGTTTCCCGCCAGTGGGAACGCATGTTAACGGATGCCGGCTCCCTGCCGGAGCGCGACAAGCTGGAGCTGGTAAACCGCTTTTTTCATCGCCAGCTGAGTTATCAGCTGGATCAGGCCTTGTGGGGTCAGGAAGATTACTGGGCCACGCCGCTGGAAACCCTGGGGCTGGGCAGAGGAGATTGTGAAGACTACGCCATTGCGCAGTATCTGAGTTTGCGCATGGCAGGAATAAGTGATGAGCGCCTGCGGCTGATCTATGTCCGGGCCCGTATCGGTGGCAGCCGCAGTTCCATTACGCAAGCCCATATGGTGCTTGGTTATTATGCCACCCCGTCATCGGATCCCCTGTTGCTCGACAGCCTGATCCCCGACATTCTGCCGGGCGCTCAGCGCCCGGATCTGACCCCCGTTTTCAGTTTCAACAGCCAGGGCTTGTGGACCCCGGGCGCGGCTTCGTCGGCGGCCAATCCGCTTGCGCGGCTGTCGCGCTGGCGTCAGGTACTGGCAAAGGTTCGACAGGAAGGAGTGAGCTGGTGA